The region ATGCATAAGAGTCATTGGTCTGGAGTTATGCATGGCAGACAGAAATGCTCTAAGGAGACTCTTGCAAAACTCATGAAGATTATCACACCTGGGGATTTAGAATAAGGCCAAGTCTTACTCTGATGGCaactattatttatttgaaaagtagCTTCTAGCATCTATTGAGCCATTTTAATTACTGAATGCCTGACAGTGGGACATAAAGCAAATATGTGCCCCAAAATATTCACCAGGAACTGGGTGTCCTATGATCTACCAAATTATAAAGATGGATATCACAGtagcatttcattttaaaatgaaattctatagACAAGACCAGATCTGTGATGGTCTGAGCAAGATGTGTGATGCTCAGACTCCTGTGCTGTTTCTATTGCTTTGCTAACTCTCCTTCAACTCTTTTTTATAACCTCTTGGTAAACTCCCTATGACCAGTTAACAAAGGATTAACAATCATGGCCCTGTTTAGAGTGGCTTTGCAGAGCATTTTAGCACTAGTAGAATTGGATAGCTGTGCGCTACAAGTTATGCCTCCATTTAGAGATGGGAGGTCTTGAGAGAGAGTAGTGAAAAGAAATGCCCCCTGTCAGCAGAATATTGGGTGGTACATCTGGTTGTCCACTTCTTATGGTAGGGAATCTGGCCTGATGCAGGAAAAGTGAGTCTATATGTATCTTTACTAATTTATAGACAGTGACTAGTGAGTTATCCAGCTAATCAAGGACATGGAAAACATGACTAGAAAATTATTATCATGAAGGTCTTGTGGAGTGTAATGTACAAGGACACAGTCAGTATATGAGTTACCCCGAAATGACCACCAGAGGGCTTCCACCATGAAGGAGGCTCTTAAGAATGGGGTAGAAATGATGATCTATCTCCTGTGGATATCAGTCAACCTCTTTCCGCAACCAATCAGTGATTGCAAAATTGTCCACGTACAAGTTTTTCAACATCTCCCTTTAACATTCCTACTCATACCTTAGACCAAAGTGTATAAGACCAGATAGTTAAGAGAAGGCGGTTATGTGTGGGTTCTGTGTTGAGGTAGCTAATATCTTGATTTATAGCTTTATCTCTTACAAATTGAGGATCTGATTGAATAAATTACATTGTGCTTTCTTGTCTTactcagtttgggctgctatgaCAAATATATGAAAGGGGGGCAGGGGGCTCAAACATTCAGTCCCaaagaatttcttttctaaattgtaACTGGAACGATACCCACCTCAAGTGCATTCATGTTACATATGTAGCCCATAAATGGTCTGTACTGaatatctcttccatcttttaTATCACCTTCCATTTGCAATGATTGTGGTGTCTAAAACTCTTATAGGAGTATATGAAATTAGTaaagatttttagaaagtaagttttctcatttctctaaaaagaaaacacatcccTTTTAAATTCCCCAATGAAGGTAAAGAAACTATGTATGCTAGTCAGTTTTACTATACCATCATAGACATTACTCAACACTGATATTTATATTCATGTTAATGTATGTCATAGACATGGAAATGCAGTATCCAGATCCCCCACCAAGGAAAGACTTGCTGCCCAACTGCAGAGTGCACTTAGTAGATAGGCAGCAGCTCTTATCTCCAGGGTTCCCCAGAGTTGCAGATCTCCACCCAACTCAAGGCACACCCTTCCTCAGGGCAGTCCACATCAGTGGCAGAAGTAAAGCCTGATCTAGAGACATTTTCACCCAATGTGGGGCAACTCTGACAGGCAATATAGACTCCATTGCTCCCCACATGTTTGTCTGGCCTGTAACACAGTTTGACATTCTCTGTCCAATCCTAGTTCCTTCCTCCCTTCACAGATGTTGGTCTCTAATAAACATCTTGCACCCCAAACTCCAACTCAGCATCCGCTTCCAGAGAACTCAACCTACATCACTATATCACCATAATATTTTTCCTGGGTGTCTTGCATTTTATTATCACTTCATTCGACAGGGTTTCTGCAAGCAAAGACTAGGAGTAGCAAATAAATCCTGTATTGAATTATAAACTATATTCTCAATCTTTCAGTTTTTGAACCACATAATAAAGtcgatattattttttaaattactttttattggagtgtagttgctttacaatgttgtgttagtttctactgtacagcaaagtgaatcatctgtacgtatacgtatatcccctcatttttgcatttccttcccatttaggtcaccacagagcattgagtagagttccctgagctatattgtaggttctcattagttatctattttatacgtagtatcaatagtgtatatatgtcaatcccaatctcccaattcatcccgccCCCACCCAGTCAATACTATTTTTatggtgtctttttaaaaaagtgggtTGGATTCCACAGCTTTTCCTATCTAGCTAATCTGTATtatcaaatttattatctcagagaTCAGGGCTGCTATTGCTTTTGATTACTTACACACATTAATTTTCACACGAAGTCCTATGTTATGGtgtcctccccccccacccccctttaaGTTCATCGCCTAATGGGCCTTCTGGCTGTGcccaagaaaaacacattttctgtgCTAAGGCTTTTGCATTTTCAGTTCCCTCTACTTGAAATACTCTTCCTCTAGTATCTGCCTGTCtcgttcttttttaaatttatgtaggTCTCTGAGCAAGTAACACTTTTAAGAGGTAATCTCCATTTACCCCCTATCTAAAATGAGTCCCCATAATGCTCTATGGCTTATCTCCTCTCTATGTTTTTCACAGGATGTATATCAtcttacatattatatattcacATGTTTATTTATGGCTCCCTCACCTAGAGTAAATTCCAGGGAGGTAGATTTTCTAGGTTTGAATTGACTGTTGTATCCTGAGTTACTACAAGAGTGCGTTAAATGAACACATGAGTCCCAAAGAAATAGGACCAAGGATTTACTAATATGGGATTAAATAAGTTCTGCACATTTTTAATCGACAAACTCTAGTTCCCATTAGAATTAAATCCTAAAGAAAATGTAAACGGCGGCTGAGTGGAATTTTAAGAATTTCATCATCTGATGAAACTATCCTTTAGTTAGTTCACTTAACCAGGATGCCCTTTCAAAGGACTTTTCTAAACAGTACATTCAGAATTGCTAAGTTTCCTAAAAGTAATCAGTGCATCCGTATTTTGGCTGCCTAAGGACACTACTTCTCGATAACATTAGTTTTATTAACTGACTTCAGGTACTTGCCTATCGGATTCATCTTCCAACTTCTGAACAAGCCTCTCCTGCATACTAGTCCATGTGAATCTGCAAATAGTCCTTTCAGTTCGGACCACGTGCCGAATTACTACTGGAGTTGCGCTCCACCCCCTCAAAAGAACAAAAGCACTTTGTAATCTTATCACTCAAAACACAAGGTTGTGTGTACCAGCTTTCTCTTTGACAGTGTAGGTGGCTCTGAAAAGAGCCTTTGTTTCTCAGCTTTTCTCACCTTGTTACTTATTTGGTCTTGTGGTGGCTCTCGGTCTTCTTAGGAAGCAGCACGGCCTGGATGTTGGGCAGGACGCCGCCCTGCGCGATGGTGACTTTGCCGAGCAGCTTGTTGAGCTCCTCGTCGTTGCGGATGGCCAACTGCAGGTGGCGCGGGATGATACGCGTCTTCTTGTTGTCGCGGGCCGCGTTGCCTGCCAGCTCCAAGATCTCGGCCGTCAGGTACTCCAGCACCGCCGCTAGATACACCGGCGCGCCGGCCCCGACCCGCTCGGCGTAGTTGCCCTTGCGGAGCAGGCGGTGCACTCGGCCCACGGGGAACTGAAGCCCGGCCCGCGAAGACCGGGTCTTAGCCTTAGCGCGAGCCTTACCGCCTTGTTTGCCTCGTCCAGACATTACGAGATCAACAACGTCACCTCAAATAGCTACTAAAGAAAAAGTACAAGGGCAGCAATTTTTATAACCCTTATTGGGCGCGAAAAAGAAGATGTGTCATTGGTTAGGCTGTGGCTTCATTTTAACCAATGGAAAGGCGAAATTGGGAGTCTTGCGTTCTGATTGGGCAAAACTAATTCCTGACGGCTTCTTGAATAGCCACCAATCAGACATAGGATTTAGACTTACCTTATTTGCATAAGAGGTTCTATATAAATGAGGTACTTTGCGTTCCTACTATTTTTTGTTGCTGTACGCTGCTTGTTTTTATAGATCATGCCTGAGCTGGGGAAGTCCGCTCTGGCCCCGAAAAAGGGCTCTAAGAAGGCGGTGACCAAAGCGCAGAAGAAGGATGGCAAGAAACGGAAGCGCAGCCGTAAAGAAAGCTATTCCGTATACGTGTACAAGGTGCTGAAGCAGGTCCATCCGGACACTGGGATCTCGTCTAAGGCCATGGGCATCATGAACTCGTTCGTTAACGACATTTTCGAGCGCATCGCGGGCGAGGCGTCGCGCCTGGCGCACTACAACAAGCGCTCGACCATCACGTCCAGGGAGATTCAGACGGCCGTACGCCTGCTGTTGCCCGGGGAGCTGGCCAAGCACGCCGTGTCCGAGGGTACCAAGGCTGTCACCAAGTACACCAGCGCAAAGTAAATTTGTCAAGTAACCGTCTTTTAGATCTAACCCCAAAGGCTCTTTTAAGAGCCACTAAGTTGTCAGTATTAGAGCTGAAAATACGAACTCTGAATTTAGGTTTAAGTTCTAGCGATAACGTGAGCGATTGAGAATTCCATTCTACTGAATCATACGTACTGTGGTCGTAATTTGCCTCTGAATAGGAAACCAGTTATACTACCAAGTACCTCAGAAACACAGCCCTTAGACCTGGTAAGTTAACACATGAACACAAAGCAAATCATTCTTGTTTCGGGGGTCTTCTGTGTGAAGTACAGTGGCTTCCTGTTTAAGCCTTAACAGCCTCTGTGGCACGTGTCCTTTTTTCTCCACCACCGGTGTTCTAATATGCATTTATGTGTTAGTAAACTTGGTCTCCAACGACCTCCCAAAATGCAGCCTTTTAACTCAGCAGTTATCTCATGTCCCTGGCCGTACGATGTGCTTTAAAAGATACAGAATGGCGGGAAGGGCATTAAATTGGCAAAACAATGCTTCCGCTCAGCTTTTAAATTTTGGCCTTTCCAGCCCATTTGGGGTCAGGACAATGGTAGAACTCTGCgccgccctccctgccccccccgccccccccaccccagccaggagGAACAAAGACTGCAAGGCAAAGAGAAACATGTCTTGAGTAAAGATATGTAATATGAGGGCTCACAAAAAAGAACTTATGTGGCCAatttactagtttttaaa is a window of Physeter macrocephalus isolate SW-GA chromosome 18, ASM283717v5, whole genome shotgun sequence DNA encoding:
- the LOC102992858 gene encoding histone H2A type 1-J; translated protein: MSGRGKQGGKARAKAKTRSSRAGLQFPVGRVHRLLRKGNYAERVGAGAPVYLAAVLEYLTAEILELAGNAARDNKKTRIIPRHLQLAIRNDEELNKLLGKVTIAQGGVLPNIQAVLLPKKTESHHKTK
- the LOC102993313 gene encoding histone H2B type 1-K-like, which encodes MPELGKSALAPKKGSKKAVTKAQKKDGKKRKRSRKESYSVYVYKVLKQVHPDTGISSKAMGIMNSFVNDIFERIAGEASRLAHYNKRSTITSREIQTAVRLLLPGELAKHAVSEGTKAVTKYTSAK